One Mangifera indica cultivar Alphonso chromosome 4, CATAS_Mindica_2.1, whole genome shotgun sequence genomic region harbors:
- the LOC123214722 gene encoding auxin-responsive protein SAUR64-like: MISLKKLVKLAKKWQKLAASKQKRISLPKTTGVAEAESCSTSSVAEKGHFVVYTADQQRFVIPLKYLKNSIIRELFAMAEDEFGLPSGGPITLPCDAVFMEYVVSLIQRNAAKDLEKSLLMSLATSRCLPTVKLYQEQSNQQSLLCSF, encoded by the coding sequence ATGATTAGTCTGAAGAAGCTAGtcaaattagcaaagaagtgGCAGAAACTGGCTGCAAGCAAGCAAAAAAGAATCTCATTGCCGAAAACCACTGGGGTTGCTGAAGCAGAGAGTTGCAGCACGTCTTCAGTGGCGGAGAAGGGTCATTTTGTTGTGTACACTGCTGATCAACAGCGTTTTGTCATTCCCTTAAAGTATCTTAAAAACAGCATCATTAGGGAGCTGTTTGCTATGGCAGAAGATGAGTTTGGACTTCCAAGCGGTGGACCTATCACATTGCCTTGCGATGCAGTTTTCATGGAGTATGTAGTGTCTTTGATCCAAAGGAATGCAGCAAAAGATTTAGAGAAGTCACTGCTCATGTCCTTGGCTACTAGTCGCTGTTTACCAACTGTAAAACTCTACCAAGAACAAAGTAACCAACAATCACTACTCTGCAGCTTCTAA